The proteins below come from a single Nocardioides eburneiflavus genomic window:
- a CDS encoding tetratricopeptide repeat protein, whose translation MSSGGEDWRALAHAEQLLDLRRDAEAEQRFRDVLASDPQSVRALLGLGRALNRQDRHAEAERAVRSAVALDPEHAGGYQVLVDILCDRRDGPAAVAAAETALSLAPHDFTSHYQHARALLSQRRPRVRDAYEAALRAVDLAPHSPDAHNLVGLCLDALGYHDHAQAAFRNALAIDPLHTLAQNNLAATEMDRGRLGHAAGMLRSAVGNDPQEKRLHQNLDAVLLLLGRRVLWSLFGAAVVLGIMLAAGAPWWARALGGVAYVGAVALLVHRVRAELPAGVSQWGRGLWGRTRWTGRYLMMLLVLLSVGVLLLAFAPYAVATAAGLALASSLQVLGLVCVLGWLGYAVVNLVRGR comes from the coding sequence GTGAGCAGCGGCGGGGAGGACTGGCGGGCACTGGCCCACGCCGAGCAGCTCCTCGACCTGCGCCGCGACGCGGAGGCCGAGCAGCGCTTCCGCGACGTGCTCGCGAGCGACCCCCAGTCCGTCCGAGCGCTCCTCGGACTGGGCCGGGCCCTCAACCGCCAGGACCGCCACGCCGAGGCGGAGCGGGCCGTGCGCAGTGCAGTCGCGCTGGACCCCGAGCACGCAGGTGGCTACCAGGTGCTGGTCGACATCCTCTGCGACCGGAGGGACGGCCCGGCGGCGGTCGCGGCGGCCGAGACCGCGCTGTCCCTCGCGCCGCACGACTTCACGTCGCACTACCAGCACGCCCGGGCGCTGCTGAGCCAGCGACGGCCCCGGGTCCGCGACGCGTACGAGGCGGCGTTGCGCGCCGTCGACCTCGCCCCACACAGCCCCGACGCGCACAACCTCGTCGGGCTGTGCCTGGACGCGCTCGGCTACCACGACCACGCCCAAGCGGCGTTCCGCAACGCCCTGGCCATCGACCCGCTCCACACGCTCGCGCAGAACAACCTCGCCGCTACCGAGATGGACCGCGGTCGCCTCGGGCACGCGGCCGGGATGCTGCGATCGGCCGTCGGCAACGACCCGCAGGAGAAGCGGCTGCACCAGAACCTCGACGCGGTGCTGCTGCTCCTCGGTCGGCGGGTGCTCTGGTCGCTGTTCGGTGCCGCAGTGGTCCTCGGCATCATGCTGGCGGCTGGAGCGCCGTGGTGGGCCCGCGCGCTCGGTGGCGTGGCGTACGTCGGGGCGGTGGCACTGCTCGTCCACCGGGTCCGCGCCGAGCTGCCCGCGGGCGTCAGCCAGTGGGGTCGCGGGCTCTGGGGGCGCACCCGGTGGACCGGCCGCTACCTGATGATGCTGCTGGTCCTCCTCTCGGTCGGCGTCCTGCTGCTGGCGTTCGCGCCGTACGCCGTGGCGACGGCGGCAGGCCTCGCGCTCGCGTCCTCGCTGCAGGTGCTCGGCCTCGTCTGCGTCCTCGGCTGGCTGGGGTACGCCGTGGTGAACCTCGTGCGCGGCCGCTGA
- a CDS encoding AAA family ATPase, which produces MDERLIESLAAAVRAAPDDLTLRLHLAGLLVDAGRGPDAIAHVATVLAADPESAQARELMGRAMGPAPVADSPAPETHAPDEAAAPTTAEPATFDWHAAESDLGEPVGPMFVDGSTEDPGPAPYDVEAAGIRLADVGGLTEVKKRLEASFLAPLRNPELRALYGKSLRGGLLLYGPPGCGKTFLAKAVAGELGASFLHVSLADVLDMYIGQSERNVKELFEVARSSAPCVLFLDELDAIGGKRSLNRSSGARTTVNQLLTELDGVGSDNEGVFVLAATNHPWDVDPALRRPGRLDRTLLVLPPDREAREAILRTHLRDRPVERIDTRRLAKATDGFSGADLAHLCESASENALMESVGSGQVRMIGMADFDQALAEIRPSIGPWMETARNVALYANASGEYDDLAKWLRKKR; this is translated from the coding sequence GTGGACGAGCGCCTGATCGAGAGCCTGGCCGCCGCGGTGCGCGCCGCCCCGGACGACCTGACGCTGCGGCTGCACCTGGCCGGCCTGCTGGTCGACGCCGGGCGCGGACCCGACGCCATCGCGCACGTGGCGACGGTCCTGGCCGCCGACCCCGAGTCGGCTCAGGCGCGCGAGCTGATGGGGCGGGCGATGGGCCCCGCGCCGGTCGCCGACTCCCCCGCACCGGAGACGCACGCCCCGGACGAGGCGGCCGCGCCGACGACGGCCGAACCGGCGACCTTCGACTGGCACGCCGCCGAGTCCGACCTCGGCGAGCCCGTCGGCCCGATGTTCGTCGACGGGTCCACCGAGGACCCCGGCCCGGCGCCGTACGACGTCGAGGCCGCCGGCATCCGGCTCGCCGACGTCGGTGGGCTGACGGAGGTCAAGAAGCGCCTCGAGGCGAGCTTCCTCGCGCCGCTGCGCAACCCGGAGCTGCGCGCGCTCTACGGCAAGTCGCTGCGCGGCGGGCTGCTCCTCTACGGCCCGCCCGGGTGCGGCAAGACGTTCCTCGCCAAGGCGGTCGCCGGCGAGCTCGGCGCGTCGTTCCTGCACGTGTCGCTGGCCGACGTGCTCGACATGTACATCGGCCAGAGCGAGCGCAACGTCAAGGAGCTCTTCGAGGTGGCCCGCAGCTCGGCCCCGTGCGTGCTGTTCCTCGACGAGCTCGACGCGATCGGCGGCAAGCGCTCGCTCAACCGCAGCTCGGGGGCGCGGACGACCGTCAACCAGCTGCTCACCGAGCTCGACGGCGTCGGGTCGGACAACGAGGGCGTGTTCGTGCTGGCCGCGACCAACCACCCGTGGGACGTCGACCCCGCGCTGCGCCGCCCGGGCCGCCTCGACCGCACCCTCCTGGTGCTGCCCCCGGACCGCGAGGCGCGCGAGGCCATCCTGCGCACCCACCTGCGCGACCGTCCCGTCGAGCGCATCGACACCCGCCGCCTCGCCAAGGCCACCGACGGCTTCAGCGGCGCCGACCTGGCCCACCTGTGCGAGTCGGCGTCCGAGAACGCGCTGATGGAGTCCGTCGGGTCCGGGCAGGTGCGGATGATCGGCATGGCCGACTTCGACCAGGCCCTCGCCGAGATCCGTCCGTCGATCGGCCCGTGGATGGAGACCGCCCGC